From the Thermococcus sp. genome, the window AGGGCCCCAGTGTGGTCGGGTTCAGTGTGGTGAATAACCACGTGGGTTACCTCTTCTGGATCAACCAGCTTTCTGAGGGCTTCCATAAAGTCCTCCGTGTACTCCCTCTTGCTCAGATCGAAAAGAACTACGGCATCTTTGAGCTTCATTAAGTAGGCGTTGTAGGTTATTCCTTCTGGGATGTCCCAAGTGGCCTCGAAGTAGCCGATACGGTTGTCGTCCACCCTGAGGATGTAGAGCTCCGGATCATCGAAGAGCTTTTCAACCCAGACCTTCGCCATTTCAATCACCGAACCAAGTTAGTGCGAATCATAAAAAAGCTTTCCTGAACAAAACGTTGAGGATGGATGTGGATAGTCCAAAATTGAGAACCGATGGAGAATCACCGTGGCAGCTATGGAAGAAACACGTTTAGTCAAGCCCGTCTTAGGCTTTTAGCCTCCATAAAGGGCCCTCTGACTTCATTCCAGTTCAATGGACTGGCGTAGATGCGGACGTCCGCCACACTCCCACGGAAATGGAGGAACCCCTGGTTATGGGATCAGTCGTCTTTCCATAGTTTATGAGGGGCACGATTAATACCAGCGCCTTCAGTCTGTCCATCACGACCACCGAGGTGTCTTGGGAGTGGCGGTATTTTAGAAACCCGACGGGACGAACGTCCCATACGGTCCCAAAAGACTGTTAGAATGTTAGGTAATGTACAACAGAAGGGGGAAGACAAAATGGGGAAATTCCCCATTAAAGCTTCTTGTGGCAGAACCACCAGTCGTAGCACTCGATCTCGCCCTTGGCCTTGGCCTCCTCGCGCTCCTTGATGGCGTCGACCGTCCCTGCCGGCGGAACGATGGCGCGGTCACCGATGAGCTCGTTGTTGGGCCACTTGTGTGGGAGCGCAACGCCCTTCTCGGTGCTGGTCTTGAGAGCCTTGACAAGGCGAAGTATTTCGTCCCAGTCCCTTCCGACCTCGGCCGGGTAGTAGACTATCGCGCGGATGACACCCTTGTCGTCAACGATGAAGACGGCCCTCGCCGTCTGGGTTGAGCCGCTCGGAATCATGCCAAGGGCCTCAGCGAGGTCGCCGCGGTCGTCGGCTATGATGGGGAAGGTTATCTCCTCATTGAGGTTCTCCTTGATCCACTCAGCCCACTTCAGGTGGCTGAAGACCTGATCCACACTCAGCCCTATCGGCTCGGCGCCGAGCTTTCTGAACTCCTCGACACGCTTCTGCATGCCGTAAAACTCGGTCGTACAGACCGGTGTGAAGTCCGCCGGGTGGCTGAAGAGAACGAACCACTTACCCTTCTCGGCGAAGTAGTCGGGCAGCTTTATCCTGCCGTGGGTGGTGTTGACCTCAACTTCCGGGAACTTTTCTCCTATCACTACCATCTTCCATCACCTCTTCTTTTGGTATGCCTTCTTCAGTATAAACCATGTTGGTTCGAATATATAAAGCTTTCGGTTCGTCTAATGGCATTAACTTTGTCGGATATCCAAGCAATCAGGACAGGGGAAACGTAATCACGCGGAAGATAACACCGGTTCGTCGTCATCCATTCAGAGAGGCATGATGCTGGTTTACATCCCTAAACTAACGGAGTGATTCCAGAACAAATGCCGTGGGGGGTCATTCTCCCGCGGTTTTCAGATGTTCCCTCAGAACTTTGAATTCTTCCATAAGCTTATTGTAGTGCCCGAGTTCAACCCCTGCAAGGGTTTTGTAGATGTTTGCGAGCCCCCCCTCACCAGCTTCCTCGGCGAGAGTTTCGTACACCCTCTTGGCCAGCAGTTCACTCTCCATTGCCAATTCCAGGCCCTCCACAACTTCATCTGCACGTGAGAACTTGTCCAGTATAGGGTACACCTCAAGCGGGGGGATCTGTGGTGGGCGCGGCTCTTCACCATAGGTTTCGACGTAAACCTTCCGTAGCTGTTCCCCATGCTCCCGCGATTCATGGGAGAGCTCGTAGAAAGTCTTCACAAGAGAGTCAGGCAGATCAAGGTCCTTGGCCCTCTCAGCCAACTTCTCATAAAGCTCCGCTTCGTCGAGTTCCCCCTTAATCCAGTACGCCAAGAGGGATTTTTTATCGAGTTTTTTTAGCTCCTCAATTATCGAAGTCGGGAGTTCTTCCATCCACACCACCATACATCATTCTCCCCACCGCTTAATAGCCTTCCGGGATTGAGGTTCTACATGTGGAATGAAAAGCCTTAAGTGATTGAATACGGAACTTAATGGAGGTGTTACCATGGTGGCGGTGGACAAGCCACTCCCATACCTGAACATGAGTCCGATGCAGCTGATAACTGCACTCGTCATACTGATCGTCGGCTGGATACTAACGAAGGTAATAGTGGGCTCGTTCAAGCGTGGACTTAAGAAAACCAAGCTCCCGGAACTCGTGGTTGAGTTCCTTGGGAAGTTCCTCAGCGCCCTGCTGTACGTGGCCGTGATACTGCTCGCGATCAGGGCCCTTGGAATAGGCGTAGGTTCAGTTGTTCTGGGGCTTTCGGCGGTGATAGGTCTAGTACTCGGATTTGGAATGCAGGACACCCTGACGAATCTGGCCGCAGGAGTTTGGATTGCCGCTCTCAGACCAATTGATATTGGTGAAGTTGTTGAGGTAGCTGGAAAAACCGGAAAGGTCAACGCAGTGGGAATAATGAGCACAGAGCTTTTGACACCGGACAATGTTCTCATCACGGTTCCAAACAAGCTCGTTTGGGGAAGTGTGATCACCAATTATAGCCGGATGCCTACAAGGAGGGTCAACGTTGACGTTGGCGTCGCCTACGGCACCGACCTGAACAAGGCCGTGGAGGCTGCGATGAACCTCATGAGAAACAACCCCATGATCCTCGACGAGCCGGAACCGAGCGTCTCCATAACGACCTTGGCAGACTCCTCGATAAACCTCCAGCTCAGGGCCTGGGTGAAGACGGAGGACTACTGGACAGTCAAGGGTGACCTGACGAAGGGCATCTACGAACTCTACGGACAGAAGGGGATAGAGATACCCTTCCCGCAGGTAGACGTGCACGTGAGAGACATGCCCGACTAACCAACATACTTGTTCTGTCAGAGTGTCGGATTTTATCCTCTTTCTTTGAATTTTTTGTCATATTTTCGTAACGTCAGTTTCATCAATCCCAGAGCCGACGAAAAGAAGCTGCTGAACCTTTCGGTGATAACCACCGTCACCATCGGCCTGCCGTCCCTGGCGGCGGCGCTCACCATCCACAGGGAATCGTGGAGTTGCTGATATACTCTTACGATGTGTACACCCCCGGCGTCTTCATACCCCTCGTGCTCGGCATTTACTAGAGACGGGCCACGAAGGAGGGCGCTCTGGCGGGTATGGCAGCAGGTTCCCTGACCGCGGTGCTCGGAATAACCGGTGTCGTGTCCTTTCAGTACTGAGGGTACATCTACGTCAGCGGGGCGCTGGTGTCGGCCGTGGTGATGGTGCTCGTGAGCCTCGCCACCGGGGCAGAGCCGCTTGAGGGGGAGCTGGAGGAGGCCTTTTCGGTTAGGGGCTGACGGCCAGCCTCCACCCTTTTTTCTCCTCCACGACCCCAATCGCCAGAACCTTGTTCTCGAAGGGCAACTCCATAGCCTTCTCGGCAAGCTCGTCTGCACCCTCAAAGCCCGGGAAATCGAGCTCGACAAGGCCGAGATCGTATGTTGCCGTTACGAAGGTCTTTCCATCTTTGAGTCCCAGAGTCTTCACCCAGAACTCGTCCCTGCCGGCGAAGCCCAACCAGCCCCTGCCATCGGTCCCGATTATACCCGCTATTCTCGGCGTGCTGTAATTGTCCCTTTCGTAGTCAAAGGCGTCTAAAACGTGGGTTAGAGCCTTCTTGGGATTCTCCCACTCAAGGGCCTGAGCGATAAAGTCCGTCTGGAGGCCGTTGGTGACGACGGCATAGTCATCGAGGAGCCTCACCACGGGGTAGCTGACGTAGGGGTTGTCCGTCTCCGTCATGTTCTCGATGTAAACTGCCCTCCCTTTAAAGATGGCCTTTCTCTTCGGGAAGGAGCGGGAGCAGAGAAGGTAGAAGACGAAGGGCTCGCCGTTCATCAGGCCAATTCCCAGAGTTCTACCCGTGTACGTCAAGTTACCACCTCCTTAAGGCGGTCCTCCTCGAGGGCGAACTTAATCTCGCGCGCTATCCTCTCGCCCATGAGCATTGGCCTCTCCCAGTAGAGGGCCGAGTACCAGTGTTTGGCATTGCTGCCCCCGTCTATGCGTGAGGCGAAGCCTATGCAGCGGAATTCACCGTCGTAGGCAAAGTGGAGAGCGAAGGGACCGATGATGCCAGGAGGTTCAAGCTCTTCCATGGCCTTGACGAAAGCCAATCCGTAATCGTAGAGCACTGGAATGAGCGACTCTCTCAGCGCTACGGCCTTGTTTCCCACTATGGTGTAGGGGAGGGTCCTGAAGGGCCGCCTCTTGTTTGCGTCCGCGATGACCAGGCGCTCATCAACGCCAAAGAGCTCCAAACGGTTTAAAATCGGCGAATAGAAGAAGTGGACATAGAGGTAAACGCCGTCTGTGAAGCGTTCAATCCTATAGGGTTCGCTCGGGCCTTTGATCTTCTCCTCCAGTTCATAACCGTAAGCCAAGAAGTGCCCGCTTCCGCCCCTCGGTCCCTCAAGGCGGACAAAGTAAAGCTCGTCTGGCTTAGCCTCTTCGGGCTCGATGACTTCAACCATTGGAATGCCGGCCTTTTTAAGGACCCTATCCTGGAGCTCAAAGCTGGTCTCCCACTTGAGGAAACGCTTGTTGCCGAAGAACTTAGCCTTTGCTTTCTCGATGACCCCTATGCCAAGGTAGGCCACGAAAGAGCCGTGGGGTACGATGATGCCGTCATCACCGAGTACCTCCCTCATGTTTTCCGTTACGATGATTTCATCGACAGGCGGGATGGAGGAATAGAAAGCCTTTCTACTCGGTTTGACGTAGAGCCTCGTTCTAAAACCCTCTCTCTTTGCCCCCAGGAGTATCTGAAGTGAGGAATGGGAAGCTATGGTGGAGATTATCATTCTACCACCTCCAGGAGCTCTTCCTGGCTCAAAAGCCTTCCACCCTTCATAACGCGCATTGTGTCGCCGCTGAGCTCGTCTATCACCAGAAGCTCTCCATTCAGCCTGCCGAACTCCAGCTTGAAGTCTATTAGCTCAAGCCCCTTTGCGGAGAAGAACTCCTCCAGGATTTCGGCGACCCTTTTCGTTACCTCCTTCATTTTCTCCAGCTCCCCTTCGCTCGCTATACCGAGCCGTGATATTGCTTCTTCGGTTATGAGGGGGTCGCCGAGAGAGTCGTCCTTGAGGGTGAACTCAACTATTCCCAGCTCTTGGAGGGGCTCCACCCAGCCGCTGTATCTCCTGAGGAAGCTTCCGTAAGCCTTAGAGCGGTATATAGTCTCCAGCGGAATCCTCTCTGCCCTCAGAAAGCGCGCCCACCTCTCGTCAATCCGCTCGACGAAGTGGGTCCTTATCCCGTTCCTTTCCAGCAGGCTGAAGAAGAACTCCGTCTGCTTGAGAACTGCACTCCCCTTGCCCGGTCTCTCGCCTATCACCTCGTTGCCACCCGTGTCCTCTCTGCCGTCTTCGCCCAGCAGGGAGTCCTTGAAGTAAAAGACTAAATACGGGCCATCCTCGTAGACGTCCTTCGTCTTGCCGCTGTAGATGAGCCTCACTCGGCCTCACCCTTCCTCAGCATGTCGTTGATGAGCTTTATCGCGCAGAGGTCGCCGCACATCGAGCAGGCCTCTGTTTTAGTCGGCCTCTCCTTCCTTATCTCGATGAACCTGTCCCTGTCCCCGCTCAGCTCGAACTGCTTTGCCCAGTCGAGCCTGCCCCTCGCGACGCTCATTAGGTAGTCCTTCCTGAAATCGGCATCAAAGCGCGTCAGGTTTACCGCGTGGGCTGCTATCCTTGCTGCAATTACACCCTCACGGACGTGCTCCACCGTTGGCAGTCCGAGGTGCTCCGCCGGCGTTACGTAGCAGAGGAAGTCCGCGCCGTTTAAAGCGGCTATCGCCCCGCCTATGGCCGCCGTGATGTGGTCGTAGCCCGGAAAGATGTCCGTGACGAGCGGGCCGAGGACGTAGAAGGGCGCGTTGTCCGTTGCAACCTTGGCGAGCTTCACTTGGGCCGGAATCTGGTCAATTGGCACGTGACCGGGTCCCTCCACCATCGTCTGGACGCCGGCTTCCCTCGCGCGCTTCACGAGCCTCCCGAGGGTGTAGAGTTCCGCTATTTGAAGCTCATCGCCGGCATCTGGAAGTCCACCCGGTCTTAACCCGTCGCCGAGGCTTAAGACAACGTCGTACTCTTTGGCCAGCTCAAGGAGGTAGTCGTAGTCCCTGTAGAAGGGGTTCTCCTCTCCCCAGTGGAGTATCCATGCCGCCAGAAAGGTTCCTCCGCGCGAGACCATGCCGACAACTCTCTTTACCCTCTTCATCTTCTCGACGACTTCTTTAGTAACTCCAACGTGAATCGTGGTGTAATCGACTCCGTCTTTGAAGTGCTTCTCAACGGCCCTCCACATATCGTCCTCGGTCATCTCGATGATGGCCTTTCCCCTGGCCAGCATCTCTTCCGCTGCCTGATAAATCGGCACCGTCCCGATTGGCACATCAACGGCGTGCATTATGGCATTCCTTATGGAGTCGAGGTCACCGCCGGTGGAGAGGTCCATTATCGTGTCGGCGCCGTACTTGAGGGCAACCTTAGCCTTCTCTATTTCGGCCTTGAGGTCGACGATGTCGCGGGAGGTGCCGATGTTGGCGTTCACCTTGACGCGGACGACATTACCAACCGCGACTGGCTTCACCCAGTCGTGGCGGACGTTGCGGAAGATGACAGTGTGGCCTTTGGCGACGCTCCTCCTGAGCTTTTCGGGGTCTATACCTTCCCTCTCGGCGATGAACTTCATCTCCTCCGTGATTACGCCCCGCTTTGCTTCCTCAAGCTGGGTCATTCCCATCACCCGGTTTTAAAACCTGTTTATAACAAAGTTTTTAAATTTCAAAACTTGTTTTTAGCGGGCCTTAAAAGGTTTTTGGACGCTCGATAGGAAACTTTTTGAAGTTGTAGATACTACGGATTATTGAGGTGACTATATGAAAAGAGTAACAGTAGTCCTTTTCCTGATACTTGCCGTGGTGTCAACGTCGGTTTTTGCGGCCTCTCAGATTCCCACGGAGTCCACCGAATACTATGGAGTAAGGGTGAACTACTACAGGAGCTTTATCTTCAAGCCTTCTTTCGAGGTTGAACTGCCCACCGATGGTCCGGCGACGGTTACTGTCTCAATGCTTATGCCCAACGGCTCTCTGATGGACCTGGGAATTTATTCCGGCAAGGGCAAGATCTCGATAGACTTTTACCGTGTGCTTTATGCCATGCACAAATGGAGTAAGTACTTAACGGCCGAAAGCATCGACCCGGGGAGCGTGAAACCTTCTCTGCTCCTGCTGGGGACTACTGTTGACAGAGATGGCAATCTGAATTACTTCATGAAAACGATTCCCCTCACTGTTGACAAGATCGTATCCAGAATGAGGGTCAAGGTCCAACTTGACAGCAACGTTATTGGCAGACTTTACGAGAAGAAAGAAGTCATGAAGATACTGCAGGACCATGGGAGTGTAACCTCAAAGGAAACCAGAGAAACCATCGGCGTCTCCTCTGAGGGCTCATCGCTTCTCCAGTCCTCCTGTTCGCCAGTGTTCTATGAGGGTAATGATCGGACGTGGTACTGCTTTGAGTGGCTTCACAAGAAGACATTAGGGACAGCCAGCATCATCCCAGTGGCTGCGTTCCAAGTGACCGGCGATACCGATAAGGTGAATAGCATTTTTATTTCTTTGAACTACGATGCAATATCTGACAATAATGCAGAGCTGGCTTTTTCTGCAGTTGGAGCTGTTGAGAAAGGTGGTGTCAGCGGTTCGGTGGAAGGAAAGATCCTTGGTTATTCGTATACAATAGACAGGAGATCACTCAGAATTCCAGAATCGACGGTTAAGATATGGGGTTCAGAGTTAACATCACCTTCTGTTATCGGGGCAGGGCTTAGAGGAAGCGCTATATTCGCTAAGTACCAGCTCTATAGAGTTGATTATATTAACGGTGAAGTTTGGAACAAGAAGCCTCTTGATACTTACGCCTATGTGGTTCTTGGAAAACCCGATGAAAAGGACATGCGCTTAAGGAAATTCGTTGAAGTGGGATGGCCGAGAAAGAGCGGTGGGCCAATGAGTAGAACCATGTGGTTTGTACATTGGTACTGGGATATCAGAGATAACATGGAGAGTAAAGGAGGAATCCTCACTAATACTTACTACTTTGGCCACAGGGTAAATACTCTTCCACTGTTTTCGGCTTCGGCGCCGGTATTGGGCATCATTGGAAGCGAAAACACAAAAGTTACACCATTCACCTTGGCGATAGGTATGGGATTAACCAAAGAAACAAGAACGTCTTCACTAGTCAGCATCTCATTGGCATTGAAAGAGATGTACAAAGATACCAACGTGCGTCTCGCAATATACTCCAGCAAAGTTAGGCTTGAGTATAAGGGTAACAAATATCCCCTCACTGGAATGTTCGGAGACGTCTTCATCCCCGGAGATTCTGGCTACAGCCCGCCCTGTGACCCGCACACGGGTTATTGCCCCACGGTGACCCCCAGCGATTCGACAGAGAGCTGAGGTTTTATTTTTTCCTTTTGATTCCTTCAGGACTTCAATCACCCGGTTTTAAAACCCGTTTATAACAAAGTTTTTAAATTTCAAAACTTGATTTTTAGCGAACCTTAAAAGGTTTTGGGTGGTAATGATGAGGGAGACGGAGATAAGCAGGGCGATAATCGAGGCCTATGCCGAGGAGTTTCTCGAAAGCCTGAGCCTCGACGTCGCTATTGTGGGCGCGGGTCCCTCGGGAATGGTTGCCGGCTACTACCTCGCCAAGAACGGGGTCAAGGTTGCGGTCTTCGAAAAGAAGCTCTCCATCGGCGGCGGAATCTGGGGCGGCGCGATGGGATTCAACAAAATAGTCGTGCAGGAGGAAGCGAGGGGAATCCTCGACGAGTTCGGGATAACGTACAGGCCCTTCAGGGACAGCCTATATGTGGCAGATGCAATCGACACGGCAACAACTATAGCGAGCAAGGCTGTAAAGGCCGGCGTGAGGTTCTTCAACATGGTTGAGGTCGAGGACCTGGTTGTCAAGGACGACCGAGTAGCCGGGATAGTAATCAACTGGACGCCGGTTCTCATGACGGGCCTTCACGTTGACCCGCTCACCGTCGAGGCTAAGATTGTAATCGATTCAACGGGCCACGGGGCGCAGGTAAGTCAGCATCTCGTCAGGCGCGGCCTGCTTGAGGTTCCCGGGGAAGGCCCGATGTGGGTCGAGATGGGTGAGGAGCTGACCGTTAAACACACGAGGGAAATCTTCCCCGGCCTCTATGTCACCGGAATGGCCGCGAACGCGATAAGCGGTGCCCCGAGAATGGGCCCGATATTCGGCGGAATGTTCCTGAGCGGGAGGAAAGCGGCCCTCGAAATCCTTGAGAAGCTGAGGTGATGGGATGGCCGTTTTGATAATAGCGGGCCTCGATACCGGGGGCGGGGCAGGTTTAAAGGCGGACATCGAGACGGTCTCGGCTCTGAGCGAGCACCCGCTCCTCGTTTTGACTGCAGTTACCTATCAGAACCCCGAGAAGGTTTCCGGCTATTTTTCCCTTCCAGCGGAGGTCGTGAAAAACCAGATACGGGCCGTTAGGGGGCACTTTGATATTAAGGCAGTCAAGGTGGGCGTGCTTGGGAGCGGGGAGATAGCGAAGGCAGTTGCCGAGGAGACGGAGGGCTTAACGAGGGTCTTCGATCCGGTGATGGCTTCGAGCACCGGGGAAAAGTTAATAGACGACATCGACTCACTCAGGGTCCTCGTGAAGGGTTCAATCGTTACCCCAAACGTCCCGGAGGCCGAAGCTCTAAGCGGTATTGAAATCCACTCCCTCGAGGACATGAAGGACTCCGCCAGGTTCATCGCCAGAACTCTGAAAGCGGAAGCGGTTATAGTCAAAGGCGGGCACCTGGATCTGACAGATATCCTCCACTGGAACGGGGAGTTCTTCGAGTTTAAGGGAAGAAAAGTTGATGGCTTCACCCACGGGACGGGCTGTGCCTTCTCCTCGGCTTTAACCACTTTCCTCGCCAAGGGCCTTGAGCTTCCCGAAGCTGTCGAAAGGGCCAAGCGCTTCGTCGAAAACTCCATACGATTCTCAAAGGCCGAAGCGAAGGCTGTCAATCCCCTCTGGGAACTACAGAGGGATGCCCACCGCTGGAGGGCGAGAGAAGAGCTTGAAAGGGCGGTTCAAGAGCTGGTGAATCTCGGTGAAAGACTTAACCCCTACCTCCCCGAGGTGGGGGCGAACTTCGCGCTGGCGACTCCCTTTGGAGAGGTCTTCGCGGTGAAGGGCAGAATCGTCCGCTACGGAAAAACGATAAAACCTGTCGGACCGGTCGGGTTGAACGCCAGCGACCACCTGAGGAGGGCTTTGCTCAAGATGCGTGAGTTCTATCCTGAAGTCCGGGCCGTCATGAACTTGCGCTATTCGGAAGGGTTGATAGAGCATGCCAGAGCTATTGACTTCTTCGTTTCCTTCTACGACCGCAAGGAAGAGCCTGAGGATTTGAAGAGGGCCGAGAAGGGCACGATGGAATGGGGCATCGAGGCGGCGGTAAAGAGAGTCGGAAGGAGGCCCGATATAATCTACCATCTCGGCGACTGGGGCAAGGAGCCGATGGTTCTGATCTTCGGAAGGGACTCGCGGGAGGTGGTGGAGAGGGTCAGGGCGCTCGTTTCCTGAGCTTTATGTAAACCTCCACGTGCCCCCGGGAAGGCATCAAAGTTCTCCTCCGTTAGGGCCCTTCGGTAGGACCATCCCTTAGTTCTTCAGCGCTCAGCTCGCCGACATCAGAGGGCGGCTTTGATTCGAGGCGGTTCTCAACGAGGATCAGCGGTTGTGCCTAGCTTGAAAACGCTATCCTATCTCCGGGGATTCGAGGGCAACCAATAAACGTCTCACCACATTTAAAGCCGTGACCGGCCTGGGGTCAGGCAAACGCGCACAGCACATCGAAGAAAGCCGACCCAAACCAGTGAAGAAGAAAGCTCGGAATAAAACTGTTCCCCTTTAAATCCATTTTTGCGAAGATTATTCCTGCGACGAAGGCGTAGGGTATCTCCACACCGGGTTTCCCCAGGTGAATCAAGGTGTAGGGGATGTCCTGAAGAAGGATGGCAAGCCACTCGTTTTTCCGTGATAGGGGAAATAGCAGGACTCCCCGGTAGAAAGCCTCATGGGCGAACATGATGATCCCCATCACAAGTTCATTCACCATGAAGTCCACCGTGGAGGAGTAAGAGAAGATCGGATAGTAGCTTCTCATCTCCGGAATCGTAAGACCGTAAAAGCTGATAGGGACTGAGGCGGCGAAAAGGAGCAGGAGCATAGTCCAGCCATTCCGATTTGGGACATTGAACCCAAGTTCCCCGGGTTTAAACTTTAAGAGAACGGAAGCTATCAAGGGAAGAACCACGTAGCCTACAAAATCGTAGGCCGCCCATTCAAAGATCCCAATTCCCCTGTGCCATATGAGCGGCACAAAACCCAGTGAGAGCAGGTAAAGGACCCAGGGATTCCGTTTGAAATTCATAGGGAGAGATTAGGGGCGGAAAATAAAAGCTTTAGCCTCACTCTTCAGCTTCCTCCCCCTTAGCTTCAGCGGCCTTTGTCCTCTTTTTGCTCGTTGTCTTTCTGGTAGTGGCCCTTCTGGTCTTCCTGCCTTTGGTGCTCCGCTTCTTGGGCTTCTCATTGGGTTCTTCTCCCTGGGATTTTTCCTCCTCTGGTTCAACTTCCCCCTCTGCCGTTTTTTCTTCGATTCCCTCTTCCGTCTCCGCTTCTTCCACGAGGGGTTCACTGGCTTCCTCTTCAATTCCGGTGACTTCTTCCTCTTCTTCGCCCTCCTCGGCAGGCGGCTTAAGAAGCTCGTCGACACTCGGCTTGAATTCGGTCTTCTCGTAGCCGATGAACTTGAGGTCGCTCTCCAGTATCAACTCCCCAAGGACGAGGGTGTTCTTGTCCACCTCCTCTTGGATGGGTGTGAAATCGATCTTAACGTCATTCTCACCGACCTCGATGATGACTTTGTCCCCATCGACCTTGGGCATGCGGAGTTCAATAAGGGCCTTGACCTTCTCTATTGGGTCTTCGACCTTCTCTAGGATCTCGACTTCGTAGAGGAGGTGCTTTCCGGCAAGCGGATGGTTGAAGTCAACCCTCACGCGACCGCTTGAGACACTGAGGACACGGCCCCGGAGTTTCCTGCCCTCATGGGTGTCGATCTCAACATCCATACCAGGAAACGGGTAGAGTCCTTCCCGGCGGAACTGGCCGAGGGTGAAGGTTTTTATGAGCCGGGGATCGCGCTTACCGAAGCCCTTCTCGGGTGGGACGATTATCTCGTACTTTCCTCCTACCTCAAGTCCCTCAATTTGCTCATCAAGACCCTTAAGAACATGACCCGCTCCGACCGCTATCGGAACCGGTCCGTATATGCCGCCTTCCTTATAGATCCCCGCCTCCTTGGCGATATCTTCCGAAGTGGTGTCGAACACCTCCCCCGTTTCTTTTACCCTTCCGGTGTAATGGAGCCTTATGACGTCACCCTTCTGAACCTTGACCATTATCATTACCTCCCTTTTCCGCTCTAACCCCGATTGAATCGGTCGCTTTTTAAGCTTTTGCCGTTTTCCGTTGGAGCCAAAGATGCCCGAGGTAATCGTGTGGTTTAAATCCAACGCAAGATGAAGGCGATAACCTAATAAAATCTGCCGTGAAGTTTCCCTGGTGGTGGAGAAAATGCCCATAAGAGTGTACAACACCCTGACAAGGGAAAAGGAGGAGTTCAGGCCAATACACGACGGTGAGGTCAGGATGTACGTCTGTGGCCCGACGGTTTATGATTACACTCACCTAGGTCACGCAAGGACCTACATAGCCTTTGATGTGGTGAGACGATATCTGGAGCACCACGGTTACACGGTCCT encodes:
- a CDS encoding peroxiredoxin — translated: MVVIGEKFPEVEVNTTHGRIKLPDYFAEKGKWFVLFSHPADFTPVCTTEFYGMQKRVEEFRKLGAEPIGLSVDQVFSHLKWAEWIKENLNEEITFPIIADDRGDLAEALGMIPSGSTQTARAVFIVDDKGVIRAIVYYPAEVGRDWDEILRLVKALKTSTEKGVALPHKWPNNELIGDRAIVPPAGTVDAIKEREEAKAKGEIECYDWWFCHKKL
- a CDS encoding ferritin family protein, with translation MEELPTSIIEELKKLDKKSLLAYWIKGELDEAELYEKLAERAKDLDLPDSLVKTFYELSHESREHGEQLRKVYVETYGEEPRPPQIPPLEVYPILDKFSRADEVVEGLELAMESELLAKRVYETLAEEAGEGGLANIYKTLAGVELGHYNKLMEEFKVLREHLKTAGE
- a CDS encoding mechanosensitive ion channel family protein encodes the protein MVAVDKPLPYLNMSPMQLITALVILIVGWILTKVIVGSFKRGLKKTKLPELVVEFLGKFLSALLYVAVILLAIRALGIGVGSVVLGLSAVIGLVLGFGMQDTLTNLAAGVWIAALRPIDIGEVVEVAGKTGKVNAVGIMSTELLTPDNVLITVPNKLVWGSVITNYSRMPTRRVNVDVGVAYGTDLNKAVEAAMNLMRNNPMILDEPEPSVSITTLADSSINLQLRAWVKTEDYWTVKGDLTKGIYELYGQKGIEIPFPQVDVHVRDMPD
- a CDS encoding IMP cyclohydrolase, with translation MTYTGRTLGIGLMNGEPFVFYLLCSRSFPKRKAIFKGRAVYIENMTETDNPYVSYPVVRLLDDYAVVTNGLQTDFIAQALEWENPKKALTHVLDAFDYERDNYSTPRIAGIIGTDGRGWLGFAGRDEFWVKTLGLKDGKTFVTATYDLGLVELDFPGFEGADELAEKAMELPFENKVLAIGVVEEKKGWRLAVSP
- a CDS encoding formate--phosphoribosylaminoimidazolecarboxamide ligase, with the translated sequence MIISTIASHSSLQILLGAKREGFRTRLYVKPSRKAFYSSIPPVDEIIVTENMREVLGDDGIIVPHGSFVAYLGIGVIEKAKAKFFGNKRFLKWETSFELQDRVLKKAGIPMVEVIEPEEAKPDELYFVRLEGPRGGSGHFLAYGYELEEKIKGPSEPYRIERFTDGVYLYVHFFYSPILNRLELFGVDERLVIADANKRRPFRTLPYTIVGNKAVALRESLIPVLYDYGLAFVKAMEELEPPGIIGPFALHFAYDGEFRCIGFASRIDGGSNAKHWYSALYWERPMLMGERIAREIKFALEEDRLKEVVT
- a CDS encoding phosphoribosylaminoimidazolesuccinocarboxamide synthase — translated: MRLIYSGKTKDVYEDGPYLVFYFKDSLLGEDGREDTGGNEVIGERPGKGSAVLKQTEFFFSLLERNGIRTHFVERIDERWARFLRAERIPLETIYRSKAYGSFLRRYSGWVEPLQELGIVEFTLKDDSLGDPLITEEAISRLGIASEGELEKMKEVTKRVAEILEEFFSAKGLELIDFKLEFGRLNGELLVIDELSGDTMRVMKGGRLLSQEELLEVVE
- the thiC gene encoding phosphomethylpyrimidine synthase ThiC, which produces MTQLEEAKRGVITEEMKFIAEREGIDPEKLRRSVAKGHTVIFRNVRHDWVKPVAVGNVVRVKVNANIGTSRDIVDLKAEIEKAKVALKYGADTIMDLSTGGDLDSIRNAIMHAVDVPIGTVPIYQAAEEMLARGKAIIEMTEDDMWRAVEKHFKDGVDYTTIHVGVTKEVVEKMKRVKRVVGMVSRGGTFLAAWILHWGEENPFYRDYDYLLELAKEYDVVLSLGDGLRPGGLPDAGDELQIAELYTLGRLVKRAREAGVQTMVEGPGHVPIDQIPAQVKLAKVATDNAPFYVLGPLVTDIFPGYDHITAAIGGAIAALNGADFLCYVTPAEHLGLPTVEHVREGVIAARIAAHAVNLTRFDADFRKDYLMSVARGRLDWAKQFELSGDRDRFIEIRKERPTKTEACSMCGDLCAIKLINDMLRKGEAE
- a CDS encoding sulfide-dependent adenosine diphosphate thiazole synthase, yielding MMRETEISRAIIEAYAEEFLESLSLDVAIVGAGPSGMVAGYYLAKNGVKVAVFEKKLSIGGGIWGGAMGFNKIVVQEEARGILDEFGITYRPFRDSLYVADAIDTATTIASKAVKAGVRFFNMVEVEDLVVKDDRVAGIVINWTPVLMTGLHVDPLTVEAKIVIDSTGHGAQVSQHLVRRGLLEVPGEGPMWVEMGEELTVKHTREIFPGLYVTGMAANAISGAPRMGPIFGGMFLSGRKAALEILEKLR